A part of Liolophura sinensis isolate JHLJ2023 chromosome 1, CUHK_Ljap_v2, whole genome shotgun sequence genomic DNA contains:
- the LOC135462157 gene encoding LOW QUALITY PROTEIN: sialate O-acetylesterase-like (The sequence of the model RefSeq protein was modified relative to this genomic sequence to represent the inferred CDS: inserted 2 bases in 1 codon; deleted 1 base in 1 codon) — translation MTRVVLGTCVTVIFIALLNGITGPVAARLTAPEGGDGGFSFASYYGDHMVLQQSPQQAVIWGHAPTSAIGQSISATVGTSDQASSTVVPGPKPETAVWIIKLPPMDKHGPFTITVKAGSAKLTLNDVLFGDVWVCSGQSNMQFSMIQVLNASREIQEVSSYPDIRVFTVALKYSAVPLYELLQVEEKWSAPTSASIGNKAPFSYFSAVCWLYGKYLYQKLGYPIGLVDTDWGGTPVEAWSSPDALAKCGLDTQLLYRPRQHSITKVRGPDDKSQLYNAMIHPILNMTIYGAIWYQGEANAGRPNTYNCTFPSMISDWRLKFNEGSLGETSNKFPFGFVQVYGFVLISNSCNDSSIVTGFPDIRXHQTADMGYVPNPLLENVFMSVAMDLPDFSSPYGSVHPRDKQDVTQRLALSGLSCAYNIPDIKFQGPLITAFYIDVGVSTLGFDYDNGTSAIVVRNTQGFEVCCSTNNQSYCSSDADPRWKAVPIIKSDVRSVTLSYKSCGQAYVVGLRYAWRESPCPFKQCAVYSKENGLPAPPFVINGLIGLKVKTWGHIQKALLDNKM, via the exons ATGACTCGTGTTGTTTTAGGGACGTGTGTGACTGTGATCTTCATTGCGCTGCTGAATGGAATTACTGGACCGGTTGCTGCTCGCCTGACTGCACCTGAAG GAGGAGATGGGGGCTTCTCGTTTGCCTCATACTATGGGGATCATATGGTTTTACAGCAGTCCCCCCAGCAGGCTGTAATATGGGGTCACGCTCCCACCAGTGCCATAGGACAATCTATCTCTGCCACTGTGGGCACATCAGATCAAGCCTCCTCTACAGTGGTACCTGGACCCAAACCAGAAACAGCTGTTTGGATAATCAAGCTGCCTCCCATGGACAAACATGGACCATTCACAATCACTGTCAAAGCTGGGTCAGCCAAGCTGACCCTTAACGATGTCCTGTTTGGTGATGTGTGGGTGTGCTCAGGTCAGAGTAACATGCAGTTCTCCATGATACAG GTGTTAAATGCATCAAGGGAAATTCAGGAGGTGTCCTCTTACCCTGACATCCGGGTGTTCACTGTGGCTCTGAAATATTCTGCTGTACCTTTGTATGAGCTCCTACAGGTGGAGGAGAAGTGGTCTGCCCCTACATCAG CTAGCATTGGAAACAAAGCACCATTTTCCTACTTCTCTGCTGTGTGCTGGTTATACGGCAAGTACCTTTACCAGAAACTAGGTTATCCCATTGGATTGGTGGACACTGATTGGGGTGGAACCCCTGTGGAAGCATGGTCATCCCCAGATGCTCTGGCTAAGTGTGGCCTTGACACCCAACTCCTGTACCGACCAAGGCAACATTCCATCACCAAAGTGAG AGGCCCGGATGACAAGAGCCAGCTGTACAATGCTATGATACACCCCATCCTCAACATGACCATATATGGAGCTATTTGGTACCAAg GTGAAGCAAATGCTGGCAGACCCAACACTTACAATTGTACCTTCCCCTCTATGATCTCAGACTGGAGATTGAAATTCAATGAAGGCAGTTTGGGAGAAACCAGTAACAAGTTTCCTTTTGGTTTTGTTCAGGTATATGgctttgttttaatttcaaaCAGTTGT AACGACAGCTCCATTGTAACGGGCTTCCCTGACATTCG GCATCAGACTGCTGACATGGGCTATGTGCCCAACCCCCTCTTGGAGAATGTGTTCATGTCTGTGGCCATG GACTTGCCAGATTTCTCCTCTCCTTATGGCAG TGTGCACCCTCGTGATAAGCAGGATGTCACCCAGAGGTTGGCTTTATCAGGCCTGTCCTGTGCCTACAACATACCAGATATCAAATTCCAAGGGCCACTGATAACGGCCTTCTATATCGATGTGGGCGTCTCTACCCTGGGCTTTGACTATGATAACGGAACGTCTGCTATTGTTGTGAGGAACACGCAGGGATTTGAG GTCTGCTGCTCAACCAACAACCAATCATATTGCTCCTCAGACGCTGATCCTCGCTGGAAAGCTGTACCAATCATCAAGAGTGATGTTCGCAGCGTTACGCTGTCTTACAAAAGCTGCGGCCAGGCTTACGTTGTGGGTCTGCGATATGCCTGGCGGGAGAGCCCATGTCCCTTCAAACAGTGTGCTGTCTATAGTAAAGAAAATGGCCTCCCTGCACCCCCTTTTGTTATCAATGGTTTGATTGGGTTAAAGGTGAAAACCTGGGGCCATATCCAGAAAGCCCTCCTAGATAATAAGATGTAA
- the LOC135481839 gene encoding uncharacterized protein LOC135481839, which produces MVSANSKEVGSSKDPEQDCLDPSDQNAPRLVEPVDGGYGWVIVFASFMCMVIVDGVSFSYSIFNLEIRKHFDVKLSQSTWVGSLLFGCYLVAGPFVSMLANKYGCRRITMVGAVISCVAFVLSVFSPNIEMLIVTYGILGGIGFGLIYLPAIVIVGYWFEKKRAFATGITVCGSGIGGFIFPAISVYLLEEYDWRGATAILAGIILNCAVLGALFRPLEPPKVRRMKRGVVHRGLIMKALIEEKKRQRTISNGSLDNCIITKDNRVIKIDQISIRSRNGLIPRIKETLGFSSKSLNKSKNSLVLPGIPVYIENGTITGGVYRPASRGTSQRLTAIPPHMRSAMRPQVPSSSTSTVGEEDGAKGVMNGNCNVPKAQSYDTIPLSNQWDSLMDVPLNTCKKSLSCNSMNNHHKVLASSFVNMPVTACGSMYSSQVKLVRSARSLYDSQGNKNSVAVGTALVAGSVLSVPQYSASIQSLEYMYPEEPSCMASALQVVKRIFDVSLLKSPMFALLCILSTMSMLGFFIPFIYIQPFAETVVGVDTKDSAFLLSIISIANTVGRVISGWVADRPWANSLIINNMALVLAGLLTCIVPFCTSYALLSAFSVCFGICIATFVSLRSILLVDLLGLEKLTNSFGLLILFQGVATMAGSPLAATVFESTGNLNDSFYMAGALIILSGALGFPLRKIKDWEESRRAPPLPESVPVTETIHLESVDTDI; this is translated from the exons ATGGTCTCTGCCAATTCCAAAGAGGTAGGGTCCAGCAAGGACCCCGAACAGGACTGCCTGGACCCCTCAGACCAGAATGCTCCCAGACTGGTGGAGCCTGTGGATGGAGGTTACGGCTGGGTCATCGTCTTCGCCTCTTTCATGTGTATGGTTATAGTGGATGGTGTGAGCTTTTCTTACAGTATCTTCAACCTGGAGATCAGAAAACACTTTGATGTGAAACTCTCTCAGTCCACATGGGTTGGTTCGCTGCTGTTTGGCTGTTACTTAGTGGCTG GTCCCTTTGTAAGCATGTTGGCCAACAAGTATGGATGTCGTCGGATTACAATGGTGGGAGCAGTAATCTCTTGTGTGGCATTTGTACTCAGTGTTTTCTCTCCCAACATCGAGATGCTCATTGTCACTTACGGAATACTGGGTG GTATCGGTTTTGGCCTGATCTACCTGCCAGCTATCGTGATTGTGGGTTACTGGTTTGAGAAGAAGAGGGCCTTTGCTACGGGTATTACTGTGTGTGGGTCCGGCATTGGAGGGTTCATATTCCCGGCCATCAGTGTGTATTTATTGGAGGAGTATGACTGGCGGGGGGCTACGGCTATCCTGGCTGGAATCATCCTTAACTGTGCTGTTCTTGGAGCATTATTCAGGCCACTGGAGCCTCCCAAAGTACGGCGAATGAAACGCGGGGTCGTCCATAGAGGACTCATCATGAAAGCCTTAATTGAAGAGAAAAAGAGACAAAGAACTATCTCCAATGGTTCGCTTGACAATTGTATTATTACAAAAGACAACAGAGTGATTAAAATAGACCAGATCAGCATCAGAAGTCGGAACGGGCTGATTCCGAGAATTAAAGAAACTCTGGGATTCAGCTCAAAGAGTTTGAATAAGAGTAAAAACAGCCTAGTCCTGCCTGGGATACCAGTATATATAGAAAATGGGACAATTACTGGAGGGGTGTATCGTCCGGCCAGCCGGGGCACTTCACAGCGACTGACAGCCATACCGCCACACATGCGCTCGGCAATGCGACCTCAGGTGCCATCTAGCAGCACCAGTACTGTCGGGGAGGAGGACGGGGCTAAGGGTGTGATGAATGGGAACTGTAATGTGCCTAAGGCCCAGAGCTATGACACAATTCCACTCAGCAATCAGTGGGACAGTCTAATGGATGTCCCCCTCAACACCTGTAAAAAAAGTCTCAGTTGTAACTCAATGAATAACCACCACAAGGTTTTGGCAAGCAGTTTTGTAAATATGCCTGTAACTGCGTGTGGGTCAATGTACTCTTCACAAGTAAAACTAGTACGATCTGCACGGTCCTTGTACGATAGTCAAGGAAACAAGAACAGTGTGGCTGTGGGCACGGCACTAGTTGCAGGTAGCGTGCTGAGTGTGCCCCAGTACAGTGCCAGCATTCAGAGCTTGGAATACATGTACCCAGAAGAACCCTCTTGTATGGCCAGTGCTTTACAGGTTGTCAAGAGGATATTTGATGTATCCTTGCTGAAGAGTCCCATGTTTGCCTTACTCTGTATCCTCAGTACAATGAGCATGTTAG gGTTTTTCATTCCCTTCATATACATCCAGCCCTTTGCAGAGACGGTAGTGGGCGTGGATACCAAGGATTCTGCCTTCCTCTTGTCCATCATTAGCATTGCTAACACGGTAGGCCGGGTGATTTCAGGCTGGGTCGCTGACCGCCCTTGGGCCAACTCGCTGATCATCAACAACATGGCGCTTGTTTTGGCTGGACTTCTCACTTGTATTGTGCCTTTTTGTACAAGCTATGCCCTGCTTTCGGCTTTTTCCGTCTGCTTTGGAATATGCATAG CAACATTTGTGTCTCTGCGCTCAATTTTGCTGGTGGACCTTCTTGGGCTCGAAAAGTTGACAAACTCATTTGGGTTGCTGATTCTGTTTCAGGGGGTAGCCACCATGGCTGGCTCACCTTTAGCGG CGACCGTCTTCGAATCCACAGGGAATTTGAATGACTCCTTCTACATGGCTGGAGCTCTCATAATACTGTCTGGAGCACTGGGGTTTCCTCTGCGCAAAATAAAAGACTGGGAAGAGTCGCGGAGAGCCCCTCCTTTACCGGAGAGTGTTCCCGTGACAGAAACCATCCATCTGGAGTCTGTGGACACGGACATTTGA